From one Paenibacillus terrae HPL-003 genomic stretch:
- a CDS encoding hemolysin family protein, which translates to MFNLFIVFALVLLNGFFVSAEFAMVKVRSSRIEALVEAGNKKAVYAANMLHNLDAYLSACQLGITLASLGLGWIGEPAIAHLIEPVFTAAGLGPVYVHGTAVVIAFIVITILHIVLGELAPKTIAIRKSETITLYSAMLMTWFYKLMYPFIWALNGMANSLLRLFRLEPVSEYDDSAHTGDEIRILMKESNKSGLIDNTELALVDNIFDFTDTTAREIMIPRTEMICLYSNESTEENLAIAMESMRTRYPICAEDKDHIIGFIHIKDLLRANKLDTRTMIRPILAVPESTQISDLLKRMQRSKTQIAILIDEYGGTSGMVTLEDIMEEIVGEIQDEFDQERPGCEQINDEEFSIDGMLLIDEVNDRFGLNLDHEDYDTVGGWLYSHVEVIPPQPGQSVEFEGCQFVVEEIENKRISRIRLLKQPILMEEAGVS; encoded by the coding sequence ATGTTTAACTTATTTATTGTTTTTGCATTAGTATTATTAAACGGTTTTTTTGTATCTGCAGAATTTGCAATGGTGAAAGTCAGAAGCAGCCGTATTGAAGCATTGGTAGAGGCGGGTAACAAAAAAGCCGTATATGCCGCGAATATGTTACACAATTTGGACGCTTATCTGTCTGCCTGCCAGTTGGGCATTACACTGGCTTCGCTGGGACTGGGGTGGATCGGAGAGCCGGCCATTGCACATTTGATCGAACCTGTATTTACCGCCGCTGGGCTAGGACCAGTATATGTACACGGTACTGCCGTGGTCATTGCATTTATTGTAATTACGATTCTGCATATTGTGCTGGGTGAATTGGCGCCCAAAACGATAGCCATTCGTAAATCTGAAACCATTACGCTGTATTCGGCCATGCTGATGACTTGGTTTTACAAACTGATGTATCCATTCATATGGGCGTTGAATGGCATGGCGAACAGCCTGCTGCGTTTATTCCGTCTGGAGCCGGTATCTGAATATGACGATTCTGCGCATACGGGGGATGAAATACGCATTCTGATGAAAGAAAGCAATAAGAGCGGACTAATTGATAATACGGAATTGGCGCTTGTTGATAATATATTTGATTTTACTGACACGACCGCCAGGGAAATCATGATTCCGCGTACCGAGATGATCTGTTTGTACAGCAATGAGTCCACAGAGGAAAATCTCGCGATTGCGATGGAGAGTATGAGAACGCGTTATCCAATCTGTGCCGAGGACAAGGACCATATTATCGGGTTTATCCATATTAAGGATCTTTTGCGGGCGAACAAACTGGATACCCGTACGATGATCCGTCCGATTCTTGCCGTTCCTGAGTCTACGCAAATTAGTGATTTGCTCAAGCGCATGCAGCGTAGCAAGACACAAATTGCGATTCTGATTGATGAATACGGCGGTACTTCGGGCATGGTGACGCTGGAGGATATTATGGAAGAGATCGTTGGTGAAATTCAGGATGAGTTCGATCAGGAGCGTCCGGGTTGTGAGCAGATTAATGACGAGGAATTTTCCATTGACGGTATGCTGTTAATTGATGAAGTGAATGATCGCTTTGGACTGAATCTGGATCATGAGGATTATGATACAGTAGGGGGCTGGCTATACTCGCATGTTGAGGTCATCCCGCCACAGCCGGGTCAGTCTGTAGAATTTGAAGGTTGTCAGTTCGTTGTAGAAGAAATCGAGAACAAGCGGATTTCACGTATTCGGCTGTTGAAGCAGCCAATCCTTATGGAGGAAGCCGGAGTCTCGTAA
- a CDS encoding glycerol dehydrogenase: protein MSEKVFISPGKYVQGKNVIDKTGEYVKPLGHTALVIADKLVWGIAADRVVKSLEQAGITSIKVEFQGEASKNEVNRIADQGRSGHVDIVIGVGGGKTLDTAKAVNEALGSSVVIIPTTASTDAPTSALSVLYTDEGSFDTYSFFSKSPSLILVDTKVISQAPPLFLSSGIADAMATWIEARAVIEARATTMAGGLPTLAAEAIAAKCEEVLFDYGLQAYESVKRKVVTPALEAVVEANTLLSGLGFESGGLAGAHAIHNGFTVLEGDIHHLTHGQKVAFGTLVQLALEKRPLAEVERYIDFYLKLDLPVTLEDVKLQEASREDLYRVAQAATKEGETAHNLPFAVTADDVLDAILAADQYSLAYKAKIGHKN from the coding sequence ATGAGTGAAAAGGTATTTATTAGTCCAGGTAAATATGTGCAAGGGAAAAATGTGATTGATAAAACGGGTGAATATGTCAAGCCTTTAGGTCATACTGCTCTGGTTATTGCCGACAAGCTGGTATGGGGTATCGCAGCCGACCGGGTAGTGAAAAGCCTGGAACAGGCGGGGATTACTTCGATTAAGGTGGAGTTTCAAGGAGAAGCGTCCAAAAATGAAGTGAACCGTATTGCGGATCAGGGACGAAGCGGGCATGTCGATATTGTCATTGGTGTAGGCGGCGGCAAGACGCTGGATACCGCCAAGGCGGTTAATGAGGCGCTAGGTTCCTCAGTTGTGATTATTCCAACGACAGCCTCCACGGATGCTCCGACCAGTGCGTTATCTGTCTTGTACACGGATGAGGGCTCATTTGATACGTATTCTTTTTTCAGTAAAAGTCCAAGCTTGATCCTGGTCGACACGAAGGTTATTTCCCAAGCACCGCCATTGTTCCTCTCTTCCGGCATTGCGGATGCGATGGCAACATGGATTGAAGCTCGTGCGGTTATTGAGGCTCGGGCCACAACGATGGCTGGTGGCTTGCCAACCTTGGCAGCCGAAGCGATAGCGGCCAAGTGCGAAGAGGTTCTATTCGATTACGGACTACAGGCTTATGAATCCGTGAAGCGCAAAGTGGTTACACCTGCGCTTGAAGCAGTGGTGGAAGCCAATACGCTGCTGAGTGGCCTGGGATTCGAGAGTGGTGGATTGGCAGGCGCACATGCGATACACAACGGTTTTACCGTGCTGGAAGGGGATATTCATCATCTGACGCATGGTCAGAAGGTCGCCTTTGGCACCCTGGTACAGCTTGCGTTGGAAAAAAGACCTTTGGCCGAGGTGGAACGATATATCGATTTTTATCTGAAGCTGGATCTGCCCGTCACACTGGAGGATGTCAAGCTCCAGGAAGCCTCTCGCGAAGATCTGTACCGGGTAGCTCAGGCTGCGACGAAAGAAGGAGAAACCGCTCACAACCTACCATTTGCAGTAACGGCAGACGATGTGCTGGATGCGATTTTAGCTGCCGACCAGTATTCTCTTGCTTACAAAGCTAAAATTGGACATAAGAACTAA
- the bioB gene encoding biotin synthase BioB: MKWSNEVTDWYSLAEKAIHGSNLTPEEGLAVLEADNDEILPIMQAAFRVRHHFYGKKVKLNMIMNAKSGLCPEDCGYCSQSIVSTAPVSKYSMLDKESLLAGAREALARKAGTYCIVASGKGPTNRELDQVIEAVQEITSTMPLKICACLGILKGDQARRLAAAGVHRYNHNLNTSKANYPSITTTHTYDQRVETVKMAQSHGMSPCSGVIIGMRETNEEIVQMAYALRELGADSIPVNFLNPIPGTPLEGTKRTSPIRALKVLALFRFICPSKEIRVAGGRELNLGTLQPLSLYAANSIFVGDYLTTDGQEVTADHQMIEDLGFEIEMCALSAV, from the coding sequence ATGAAATGGTCTAATGAGGTCACGGATTGGTACTCGCTGGCAGAAAAAGCGATCCACGGCAGCAATTTGACGCCGGAAGAAGGATTGGCGGTGCTGGAAGCGGACAATGATGAAATCTTACCGATTATGCAAGCTGCATTTCGTGTGCGTCATCATTTTTACGGTAAAAAGGTAAAACTCAACATGATTATGAATGCCAAAAGCGGCCTGTGCCCGGAGGATTGCGGCTATTGCTCACAATCGATCGTATCCACGGCACCTGTCAGCAAATACAGTATGCTGGATAAGGAGTCTTTGCTGGCCGGAGCCCGTGAAGCGTTAGCAAGGAAAGCAGGAACATATTGTATCGTAGCTTCCGGCAAGGGTCCAACGAATCGAGAGCTGGATCAGGTAATTGAGGCGGTACAGGAAATTACCAGTACGATGCCACTTAAAATTTGTGCGTGCCTGGGGATTCTCAAAGGAGATCAGGCACGCCGGTTGGCAGCGGCGGGCGTCCATCGTTACAATCACAATTTAAATACGAGCAAGGCCAACTATCCGTCCATTACAACCACACATACATACGATCAACGTGTCGAAACGGTTAAAATGGCTCAATCTCACGGGATGTCACCCTGCTCCGGTGTGATTATCGGAATGAGGGAAACGAATGAGGAAATTGTCCAAATGGCTTATGCTTTACGAGAACTCGGTGCCGACTCCATTCCGGTTAACTTCCTGAATCCGATCCCCGGAACCCCGCTGGAAGGAACAAAGCGCACATCTCCGATCAGAGCATTAAAGGTACTGGCGCTGTTTCGGTTCATCTGTCCATCCAAGGAAATTCGTGTCGCAGGCGGACGGGAACTGAATTTGGGGACACTGCAACCCTTATCTCTGTATGCAGCCAATTCGATTTTCGTAGGAGATTATTTGACGACAGATGGACAAGAAGTCACAGCCGATCATCAAATGATTGAAGATCTGGGGTTTGAAATTGAGATGTGTGCCCTTTCAGCCGTATAA